Proteins co-encoded in one Hemibagrus wyckioides isolate EC202008001 linkage group LG26, SWU_Hwy_1.0, whole genome shotgun sequence genomic window:
- the LOC131346905 gene encoding GTPase IMAP family member 5-like, which translates to MNMETTDNEPKKPDHSSGSRDRQELKNQSATFDDAADYEYKQPDHSIGSRQGLRQSTRGQSYMSMETTDNESMDQWPNFRKEDRSYGSREKEMRIQKKQEEGVEKKNMSDKLKEMTQKKRRLERWLEEASEKKSQRELQLERLLEEASEKKSQRELQLERLLEEASEKKSQRELQLERLLEEASEKKSQRELQLERLLEEANHMNRKLKNNIYSLIWLTSMLVLVPLGIGLHFGFKEHEVNHPELRLMLVGKTGAGKSASGNTILREEAFRVEASPASVTANCKVKNKILDGKNITIIDTPGVMDTWLISDQKAHDAHDCISMFSPKPHVFLLVIRLGRFTGEENNAVKWVQENFGEEALNFTMILFTGGDLLEGKPVEKFISNSYDLQNLVDTCKGRYHVFNNYDQSNHTQVTELLEKINVMLHLNMGYFYTQERSDYKSKEIEIRQEEEFKRKTMEEEMQMEERREINEMAMKLRDEQHKNKNMKAELEDAYQTSFWFKVSTGLLILTLIIVVCTKR; encoded by the exons ACAGGGACTCCGCCAATCAACAAGAGGGCAGTCTTACATGAGCATGGAGACAACAGATAATGAATCTATGGACCAGTGGCCCAATTTTAGGAAAGAAGATCGTTCCTATGGTTCAAG GGAAAAAGAAATGAGGatacaaaagaaacaagaagaaGGAGTGGAGAAGAAAAACATGTCTGATaagttaaaggaaatgacacagaagaaaagaagactTGAGAGATGGTTAGAGGAGGCCAGTGAAAAGAAATCTCAAAGAGAACTGCAACTTGAGAGATTGTTAGAGGAGGCCAGTGAAAAGAAATCTCAAAGAGAACTGCAACTTGAGAGACTGTTAGAGGAGGCCAGTGAAAAGAAATCTCAAAGAGAACTGCAACTTGAGAGACTGTTAGAGGAGGCCAGTGAAAAGAAATCTCAAAGAGAACTGCAACTTGAGAGACTGTTAGAGGAGGCAAACCATATGAACAGGAAATTAAAG aACAACATTTATTCTCTCATTTGGCTGACCTCCATGCTGGTTCTGGTTCCACTGGGTATTGGATTACACTTCGGTTTCAAAG AACATGAGGTGAATCATCCTGAGCTTCGACTGATGTTAGTGGGGAAAACTGGAGCAGGAAAGAGTGcatcaggaaacaccatccTGCGTGAAGAGGCCTTCAGAGTCGAGGCGTCTCCTGCATCTGTGACCGCAAACTGTAAAGTGAAGAACAAAATCCTGGATGGAAAAAACATCACCATAATTGACACTCCTGGTGTCATGGACACGTGGTTAATATCGGACCAAAAGGCCCACGATGCACATGATTGTATCTCCATGTTTTCTCCCAAACCACATGTGTTCCTGCTGGTTATCAGACTGGGAAGATTCACGGGGGAGGAAAACAACGCTGTGAAGTGGGTTCAGGAGAACTTTGGAGAAGAAGCTCTGAATTTCACCATGATTCTGTTCACTGGTGGAGATCTGCTGGAAGGGAAGCCAGTGGAGAAGTTTATCAGTAATAGTTATGATCTCCAGAATCTTGTAGACACCTGCAAAGGTAGATAtcatgtttttaacaactatgatcAAAGTAACCACACACAAGTCACAGAGTTGTTGGAAAAGATCAATGTAATGCTACACTTGAACATGGGTTACTTTTACACACAAGAGCGGAGTGACTATAAGAGCAAAGAGATAGAAATCAGACAGGAAGAGGAATTTAAGAGAAAAACTATGGAAGAAGAAATGCAaatggaggagaggagggagatAAATGAGATGGCAATGAAACTGAGAGACGAGCAGCACAAGAACAAAAATATGAAGGCAGAGTTAGAAGATGCATATCAGACATCTTTCTGGTTCAAAGTCTCAACTGGCTTGCTCATACTAACACTGATCATTGTGGTTTGTACAAAGAGATAA